One segment of Argiope bruennichi chromosome 11, qqArgBrue1.1, whole genome shotgun sequence DNA contains the following:
- the LOC129956928 gene encoding uncharacterized protein LOC129956928, with protein MKEFYSLMNKKKLQMDNSDSNKLSQTAQDQNVTSDVHRRRKRDTQYAEGNDGPQQYWGNQGENENEQLLRAQRDVPSTSTEHEPTSTEGRTQRNADLQSSKQSKRSAEMEEDEADENDLVSPSPDEDYQDEEESDYQPEKRFAGPETTGTTPNYEDSSTKNPSQLYRREAMNPNYNYPFFANPGFYYPNQRLMSPYDGISYRSADAFPMLYMDAPAFWQNKVARSPRRFYSQRQAGGYGGGWPPMPSYYQQYGNRYQPSYPSPAQQPRGHYRHQSSYGGYKPFSYGYAQGKKAPARKPIETDAHMYYGK; from the coding sequence ATTCCAACAAGTTAAGTCAAACAGCGCAAGACCAGAATGTCACTTCTGATGTCCACAGACGAAGAAAGAGAGACACACAATATGCTGAAGGGAATGACGGTCCTCAGCAGTACTGGGGCAATCAAGGCGAAAATGAAAACGAGCAATTACTCCGCGCTCAAAGAGATGTACCCAGCACTTCCACAGAACACGAACCAACGAGCACTGAAGGACGAACGCAAAGGAACGCCGACCTCCAGTCAAGTAAGCAGTCAAAGCGATCCGCAGAAATGGAAGAAGACGAAGCAGATGAAAATGACTTAGTCTCGCCATCACCAGATGAAGATTACCAAGACGAGGAAGAATCGGATTACCAACCAGAGAAGCGATTTGCTGGACCGGAAACGACAGGGACAACTCCAAACTATGAAGATTCGTCAACTAAAAACCCATCCCAGCTTTATAGAAGGGAAGCTATGAATCCTAATTACAATTATCCATTCTTCGCTAACCCGGGCTTCTATTATCCGAACCAAAGACTCATGTCTCCATATGATGGCATTAGTTACAGATCGGCGGATGCCTTCCCTATGTTGTACATGGATGCTCCAGCTTTTTGGCAAAACAAAGTGGCAAGAAGTCCTCGTCGGTTTTATTCTCAGAGACAGGCAGGGGGATATGGGGGTGGTTGGCCACCTATGCCCTCCTACTATCAGCAATATGGTAACAGGTATCAACCATCCTATCCCAGTCCAGCGCAGCAACCAAGAGGGCATTATCGACATCAGTCCTCTTACGGTGGATACAAGCCATTTTCTTACGGCTACGCTCAGGGAAAGAAAGCGCCGGCCAGAAAACCCATTGAAACGGATGCTCATATGTATTATGGGAAATAG